The Stigmatella aurantiaca DW4/3-1 genome contains the following window.
AGGGTCAGCTCATCGGGTTCTCGGGGGCGACGGGCTGGTCGTGCGGCCCGCACCTGCACTTCAAGGTGGCGCGCCAGACGGGGCGGGGGTGGAACAACCCCTCCATTCCCGCGCGGATTGTGGGCTACGGAGATCCGGTGCGTGACACGCGCGTGGCCGCGCCGCTGTGCCGCGATTCGCGCGACAGCATGGTGGCCGCTCAGGACCGGTCCCGAGCGGGCGAGGCGGTCGTCGCGCTCTCACCCTCGGAGGAGGCGCAGCAGTCCACGAGCAGCCTCCCGCCCGGGGCGAAGGCTGTCCTCGACAGCCTCTCCGAGGCGCCCGCTCAGGGTGGCGAGGGTCTGCGTAAACCGGTCCTTCCCCGCCCGGTGAGCGGCACGGCCAGCGCCCGTGAGACTCGCTGAGGCCAGCAGCGCCCCGGCCCCCGCGAGCAGGACGAAGAGCGCGCCCGCGTTGAGGAAGTAGTCCCCGCCCAGCAGGGGACCCTCCACATAGGCGCGCACCACGCGGTACCCCACGTGGCCCAGCAGGGCGAACAGGGGCAGGTTGATGAGCGGCAGCACTCCCCAGCGTGCCACGCGCCACCAGCCCGCGACAGCTTCGGCGATCGCGGTGGTGACGGTGTAGCGCCAGGTCTGGGCGCGCACCGCTTGCAGTTCCGCCAGCAGCGCCGGTGCATCGGGGAGCCCGAGCCTGCCGGGGTCCAGCCCGCTCGCGTGCGAGACGGCGCGGGCCTCGGTGAGCGCGGCGCGCGCGGCGGCCTCCACCGTGAGGTCATCCTCGAAGGGCTCCACCACCCGCGTCTCCGCGGCCCGGGCCCGGGTCTTGTCCCGCACGGCGTCCAGCGCGGTGGAGGCGGCCGCCACCGCCAGCCCCACGGGCAGGCTCTGCCGGGCGAACAGCGCCGCCGCGCCCATGCCGCCCGTTCCCCAGGGGGACAGGCGCAGGCCCCAGGCGGCCGGGCCCCAGAAGCGGCTCGCGGCTTGATGCCGTACTTCGGCGGCGAGGTGCCCCTGGGCCAGGGTCAGACGCGTGTCGAAGTCCTTGCTCAGCCCTTCGCTGGCGCGGCCCAGCCCCGCCTCCAGGGCGGCGCGCGTGCGAGACAGCAGCGCTTCGGTCTCCTGGAGCGCGGCGTCCACGCGGGTGGCCACCTCCTCCAAGGCGCCGAGCGCGTTGCTGCGGCGCACGCGGGAGGCCACCGCCTGGGAGGCCAGCTCCCGGAGGTGAAAGAGGAAGGCGCCGAACTCGCCCGAGACATCCTTCCCGTCGCGGGCCGCCCGGGCGCTGATGGCGAAGGCGGGGACCTGCTCCTGCGCCAGGCCGAACTGCTCGGAGGCGAGCCGGCGCGCCTGGGCCTTGAGCGTCTCCCGTGAGTCCGGGGACAGCTCGTCCGCGAAGTTGACGAGCAGGACGAGCGCCCGGCGCTGGGCAAACCCGGCGAGGAACTCCACCTGGGTGGCCTCGGCCACGCTCCCCCGG
Protein-coding sequences here:
- a CDS encoding GTPase; this translates as MDATNLPDPEALHRLLTSALTLPALAPHAARLERLREDYARGLSRKDAPLTVALVGATGAGKSTLLNALAGQSLSREGENRPTSTTATVFAPSDADLGALERAGLAVVRYAAGAHGLWSGQIFIDTPDLNSVATAHREVARAALELADVALVVMHRGSVAEATQVEFLAGFAQRRALVLLVNFADELSPDSRETLKAQARRLASEQFGLAQEQVPAFAISARAARDGKDVSGEFGAFLFHLRELASQAVASRVRRSNALGALEEVATRVDAALQETEALLSRTRAALEAGLGRASEGLSKDFDTRLTLAQGHLAAEVRHQAASRFWGPAAWGLRLSPWGTGGMGAAALFARQSLPVGLAVAAASTALDAVRDKTRARAAETRVVEPFEDDLTVEAAARAALTEARAVSHASGLDPGRLGLPDAPALLAELQAVRAQTWRYTVTTAIAEAVAGWWRVARWGVLPLINLPLFALLGHVGYRVVRAYVEGPLLGGDYFLNAGALFVLLAGAGALLASASLTGAGRAAHRAGKDRFTQTLATLSGRLGEAVEDSLRPGREAARGLLRLLRG